The Mucilaginibacter gracilis genomic interval ATATCAACTTTATTTACCACGGCACGCACGCTATCACCTTTTTTAAAGTAATCGGCAGGTATCTGTTCAGATTTTGGTAATAACAATTCGTTACCTTCATCATCCAATACCAAAGTTTCTTTTTTCCAAACCTGGTAAACTTCGCCCGTTATAATTTCGCCAACCCTGTCTTTATATTTTTTGTAGATCTCGTCTTTCTCCAGTTCTAAAATTTTCGATACCAGTGTTTGGCGGGCAGCTAAAATAGCGCGGCGGCCAAAACTCTCTAACGTAATCTGCTCAATGTATTCGTCGCCAACTTCCAAATCAGGGTCAAGGGTTTTAGCCTCGGCCAGTTCAATTTCAAGGTCGTCGTCTTCACTAAAGCCATCTTCCATAACAACGCGTGTGCGCCAAATTTCCAAGTCACCATTATCTGTATTCACAATAACGTCGCAATTTTCGTCGTTACCGTATTTTTTACGGATCATGCTCCTGAAAACGTCTTCCAGCACACTCATCATCGTTGGACGATCGATGTTTTTAAAATCCTTAAATTCCTGAAAGGAATCAATTAAATTAATATTGCTCATTGTACTATTTGAATGATATTAAAACTTTTGCTTCTGCAATCTGGCTCAAGGGAATGGTTGCTTCGGCTACCTCTGCTTTTCTTCCTTTTACCCCTGCTTTTATTATTTCGTCAATTACTATACTATCTTCGGTAACACTTAACAATTTGCCTTCTTTTTGAGCACCTTCGGTTGTTTTAACCGATAAGTCGCGGCCAATATTTTTTGCGTACTGCCTTACCAGCGTAAGCGGTGTATCAATACCAGGCGAAGATACTTCGAGGTTATAAGCCTCTTCTATCACGTTCTCCTCTTCAAGTTTAAAGCCAACATAGCGGCTTACTTTAGCGCAATCGCCAACCCCCAAACCCTCGTCGCCATCTATCAAAATTATCAGCTTATGGTTGGGCAGCATTTTAATATCTACCACAAAAACACCTGGTAATTCGGTTAGTTTTTCTTCAACCAGTTGGGCAACCCGCTTTTCAATATTCATATCAGCCATTTGATCGACAAAAAATAAAAGAGGGGACTATTGTCCCCTCTCCTGTATTCATTATTAATAATGCAAATATAGTGTTTTTTATTTGAATGTCAAGAGGTGAGGTGATTTGGAATTTCGGATGTTCGATTTAGGATTTGAGAACGGATGGCAGATTTTGATTTCGAATTTAAATGCTCTGATCTCTTTTGCATATTTAAAATGTTTATACTTATCTTTATTAGCATGACTACAATAGCACTACAGGTTGCAGATGCACCTGGGCAAAAACATAACGAAACCGTTTACACAACGGGTAAATTATTATTTTACCCAGCCGTATTGGCCCACTTCTGCCGTAGATTACTTTTAATATACGGCAGAAGTTGAAAAATCCCCTTATTTTAAAAAAGCTCATTCGTAATCCTTTCTTTATATTCTTACCATTTCTTTTTTACTACAGTTATCTAATTGTTAAAAGCAAATGGCCCAGCTTATACGGCGACGAGGTGCGTTATTATAATTTTGCAATAAACCTGATACACGGTTTCTACTCGCCGCCCGCTCCCCATATAAGTTTATGGAACGGCCCCGGCTTCCCCATTATACTAATGCCCTTTGTAGCGTTAACCATTTACCCGTTGTATATCACCTTAATGAACGCGCTATACTTTTATTTAGCCGTTGTGTTTTTATTTAAAGCGTTGAGGCTTATTGCCGATTATAAAACCGCCCTTATATTGAGTTTGCTGCTGGCTGTTTATCCCAATGCCTTATCAATGCTGCCAATTTTATATACCGAGGCTTTTACAAATTTGCTGGTATCGGCCCTGGTTTATACCGTTGCGCTTTATTACAATAAAGGCAATAAAAAGTATGGCATTATAGCGGGGTTAATTTTGGGCTACCTGGTGCTTACCAAAATTATTTTTGGCTATGTAGTAGTTATTTGCCTGGGTATATTTTTTATTAACCTACTGTTTAAAAAAAACAAAGCGTATTACTTTAAACCAATCAGGATATTGCTGATAGCCTTTGCCGTTACTGTGCCTTATTTGGCTTACACCTGGCAATTAACGGGCAAGCTTTTCTATTGGGGAAATTCGGGCGGGATGAGTTTGTATTGGATGAGCACACCTTATCCCCACGAATACGGCGATTGGAAAGTACCTTATTTAACCAACAAACAATACCCCACGCTATTTAAATCGGCCGAGGTGGTAACTATTTTAAAGAAGAACCACCAAAAAGATATTGCCGATGTTTTAAAA includes:
- the rimP gene encoding ribosome assembly cofactor RimP — translated: MNIEKRVAQLVEEKLTELPGVFVVDIKMLPNHKLIILIDGDEGLGVGDCAKVSRYVGFKLEEENVIEEAYNLEVSSPGIDTPLTLVRQYAKNIGRDLSVKTTEGAQKEGKLLSVTEDSIVIDEIIKAGVKGRKAEVAEATIPLSQIAEAKVLISFK
- a CDS encoding ArnT family glycosyltransferase; protein product: MKNPLILKKLIRNPFFIFLPFLFYYSYLIVKSKWPSLYGDEVRYYNFAINLIHGFYSPPAPHISLWNGPGFPIILMPFVALTIYPLYITLMNALYFYLAVVFLFKALRLIADYKTALILSLLLAVYPNALSMLPILYTEAFTNLLVSALVYTVALYYNKGNKKYGIIAGLILGYLVLTKIIFGYVVVICLGIFFINLLFKKNKAYYFKPIRILLIAFAVTVPYLAYTWQLTGKLFYWGNSGGMSLYWMSTPYPHEYGDWKVPYLTNKQYPTLFKSAEVVTILKKNHQKDIADVLKHKDNIEQDEAYKQLAIQNIKNHPLKFMGNCIDNFSRMLFNFPYSYSFQDDSILRGIIIGYTMGVGIGHWVNLAQLAQNNLCCKVFIITYRGLSFIERCIKCLPAAIGHYSARVTFLVRLFNCKYQKAKL